Within the Scomber scombrus chromosome 4, fScoSco1.1, whole genome shotgun sequence genome, the region TTCCCCTGAGGAAAGTAACAACTCATAACGATGGCTGAGGCAAAATGAGACTGCCTGTGAGGATTATAGACTACGGTTTGAATGATAGAGCATCTAAAATTAAATATCAAGGGTTGACAGTTGAACAAAAAAGAGTTTGTGATGTCTTTGGATTTCAAGGACCAGTTATTGTTATGCTAAAATATAAAGGTTGGCTTGATAAAGGTTGACTTGACAAAAGGTGGCGGGACAATCCATAACGTACATAATTCTGAAACATTTATTGTAACCTTCTGTTcaaacatccatccatctacaGTATTCTGTGGACCACTTTTGTTCAGGATAGTCAAACATGAGTATTCATTTATCAGCTCTTTGCAAATTTACAGAGAAATACACTTGtcaaacaacaaccaaaataaaaatataaaaaccaataccaataaaacacaatacacaaGTAGCTGGTAGCAAAATAACGCAGAAAATTAGCAGGTGCCCAGAACAAAACTACAAACAGATCTGTACAAAATAGCATCAATGTCAAAGTCcaaaaacactgactgaaaagAAATGAGACATAGACTTATAATTTGCATATTAACACACAACCATCAAACATAACTTTATCcactcaaaaataaaataaatggactTCATTGCTGCCTGCAGGATTTATCTGGGGGGAAAAGCATGACACAGATCACGAAAACATatacaatcattttaaaaagcaataataaaaaactaatgAAGGTGTATGTACAGTAGCTTTACATAAAGGAACTTAAATTGTCACATATTCCAGTTTACCCAAATTAGAGGCAATTAAATTAATGGTTAACTTACAGTCAGTTGGACATACTAGATACCATAATGTAtccaaatgtaaaataatggatTGGACTTTGCCATGAACttcaacttaatttaaaaacatgttttctgattttgttaaaggtcaataaaaacagaattaaaagaTGTCTCAAGTGAATAAGAATGCTTGTATGGGTGGCTTTACCTCAAATTTACATACATATGGTAAAAATTACGATTAGGACTTATTGTTATAATTGTCACATTTTCTCTAGTAATTTTAGGGgggaaaaatgttgtttttgtttgtggagTCTGGTTGTGGTGCAACAGGTGGCCATACAATTTTGTAACAGGAACTCCAGAGTAACCCATTTACTGAACATGCACTGGCTGTGtaattatgttttgttgttgtttttttttaaaattctggaTCTGGATTCTGGTTCAGTGCCTGATTAATGTCAGAGAGCCACTTCCACAGCAGTGAGTCCTGTAAAGGAAAACCAAACGTTCAAGACAAGATCTCCAAAAGATCTAGTTTGGTTAACATTTGATGGCTTTTTCATATaaagcagttatttttttaagaacTGCTGCTCTGTGCATCACCTGTATGTGATTTGAcagttttgtgttgtttatgaATGCTTTTCCACAATCATTGCATTTGTATGGTCTCTCGCCGGTATGACTCCTAATGTGCATTTGCAAATCTGTTGGTTGAGAAAAACTGCTTCCACAAGTGTTACACTTGTATGGCTTTTCACCTGTGTGGGTTCGGATGTGCTTTATCAGAGTCGTACTGAGTGTGAAACTTTTCCTACATCGATTGCATTTGTAAGGCTTCTCCCCCGTGTGCGCTCGGCGATGATTTTTAAAAGATGTGGAATCGGCGAACTCCTTCCCGCAGTCGATGCAGGTGTaaggcttctcacctgtgtgaaTTCGCTTGTGCTTCTTCAAATTTGCGCCACAGCTGAATTTTTTCCCACATGTGTCACAAGtgtacggcttctcacctgtgtgagTCCTCATGTGTTTAGTTACAGCGGTCACCTGGGCAAAACTTTTCCCGCAAGATTTGCACTTGAAAGGCTTTTCACCAGTGTGGGTTTTAATGTGTTGTTTCAAGGCTGACTTCTGGTTGAACGTCCTTTCGCACCGGGTGCAATTAAAAGGCTTTTCACCTGTATGGATTCTCATGTGTACTTTCAAGTTTTTCATGTAAGAGAAGGTTTTATTGCACTCGTTGCATGTGTAAGGTTTGTTTCCTGGGTCTGGCTCAGTGTTGCCAGTGACTCTTGAATGTCCATGATCATTGTTCCCGTTTTGTTTTGGTGTCGTACTTGCAGTTGATGTGTTACTGCCGCTGTTGCATTTATTCTCCGATTTTTTCTCAATACTTGAAGCTGATCTCATCTCTCTATCCTTACTTTTCTCCTTTAATTTTGGCTCAGTATTGGCAGTTGTGTTCTCTGGGTTCTTTTTTGGGTTTTGCTTTGCTCTTGTAGTTGATGATGTCTTCGCAGATTTCTTTGGTTTTGGAACAGTATTGGTAGTTGATGATGTGTTCCCTGCATTATGTTTCTTCTTTGGTTTTGGATCAGTATTTGAAGTTGATGTTGTGACCTCAGTGTTTTGTGTTGGCTCAGTACTAAAAGCTAATGTTGCATCCGCATGCTTACTTTTCTTCTTTGGTTGTGGTTCAGAATCTGATGTTGTGCTCCGGGCATCATCTGTGTTCTCTGGGTTTTGCTCAGTACTTGTAGTTGATGATGTGTTAGTAGATTTCTTCGGTTTTGGCTCAATATTTGCAGTTAATGCTGTGCTTTCTGCTTcactttgtttcttctttgGTTTTGGATCAGTATTTCTagttgaaaatgtgttatttggCTTGGGGTCAGTATTTGTAGTTGATAATGTCCTCCCAGTGCTAGATTTATTGTTTGGTTTTGGCCTAATTCTTAAAGATGATCTTGCATCCACATGTTTACGTGTTGTCTTTGCTTTTGGAGATCTGAGCTGATCAATGTTTGGCTCTGATACTCCAGAGTTTGCCCGGGCAGATTCAGATCTAACCCATTTAATACAGATTTTGTCAAGAGGATCTTCCACTGCTGCAGTCTGCTGAGTTTCATCAGCATCTGAAAGCAAAAACGAATCGCTTTCAGTTTGATCAAAAGCAGAACTCAATTTAGAGGTATAgtcctcctgttcctctttaatctgtGGAGGCTTTGGGTCTTCTCGGCCCAGATTGGAGTTCCTCTCCTGGTTACAGAGCTGCTCATCATTGAGAACATCCTCCTTCTTACATGCATGTTGCAGTGGGAACTCTGCATAGAAGGACAAAGAAATTGGCATTAAAGATGTATTTTTCCCCTTGAGGCACTCTGCTGTGTATCACGGAACATGGTACTAAAAACAACTCGTTATAAGTCAATATTTACTTACTGTGACAATATAAACTGGAGGGCCTTGCCAGTGTAACACACTGTGACACAAACCAGTGTGATATTACACAAGACCTCttctttgctgtattttttaatgagcAGATCTAAAGCCAAGTGGTTGAGGTTGTGGTTAAGGTAGTGTCTATTTGATAATCGCTGACGTGAGACTTTGCAAAACAGTTCCTGCATGCGAACATAAGCACAAGTGTTTTTATGCAATGTGTGCTGGGTCTTATCATATCTACAATGTCAACAGATGCTTAGGGTGGTGCAGAAATCTAGTTAGGATTCGTTGACCTATTTTCAGTCAATATCTTAAGGTGGAATTTGCATCCAAAAGAGGAGGAAACTGCtatagaggggaaaaaagggttacttttctattaaaatatAGGAATAAATATGACATGAGAGATGTGTCTGATGTAGACTATAATTATGATATTGATTTTGAGCAGCTGAGGTACATGACCTGCTACTGATGAACAGAATTCAATAATtacaaatgaaataataaatgcaACGCCCACTGACAATTATAAAATGACTGTTAAACTGTATTCAAAGTTCAACTACAAatatttagagctgcaacaaataaATCTGTATCTATTTTTGATAATCAATAAATTTGAAggaaaatcatttttcattcaaaaatataaaaagatcaCTGGATTtccttgcttttctttgtcatatatagTAAATACCTGTAGCTCTGgatgaacaaaacaagacatgtgAATTCATCTACTTGAGCTGAGGGAAATGACTTTTTTAACGATTTTTCTGATGATTCATAATGAATCAGCCAGCGGGAAAAATAACCATCAGATTATTATATGGTTACCGCCCTACACTGAAATTATCTCTACTTCATCTGAATTGAGATACTCTGTTCTACCAAAGTtgcaatgtatttaaaagatcCATATCATAGACAGGAAATCTGTAAACTGCTCAGCAGGGACAAATAAAGTGTTGTAAATCTAATTGAACTGAAGCGGGAGGCATGTCTAAAATGCTATTTAAAGACCTGGTATTCACGTGTAAGCAATTGATTAAAAATTATAAGCAATTTTAATTTGAACACATAAAAGACACATTATGGACCATTTAAattgaacaaaacatgaaatgaagTCATTAGAAAAGTCAGCATGGGTTTAGAggttgaaaaacaaacataaatatatccAGGAAGCATGCTtccatattttgtatttatttaaaggtttaatgaaCAGGGACAatgcatattaataaaacattttgacaaacgTAAACATGCCAGAATTAGCCAAAAGGCTATTTTACATCTGCTGTCCCTGGTCTGATGTTAAGTAGTCACcctaaaataatataaaacgaTTTAGTTTTAAGCATACaagtaatacattaaaaaaataagaagactaaatctaaataaagattaaaaagcagaaaacaatgcaaaaatccacacatacacacgcaagCTAACAAAGACTCAGctcaaacagcagacagtttctacagacaaaaacaagaacaacattAAGCAGCTGCACCAACATcaacaaaatgtattacaaGAACAAACTAGCAGGCCACAAGCAAGCAAGACATAGACAATAGACACATTATAAAAAGCCATGCacaaaaagcaacaataatGCTAGACAATTAATAAACTGACAGACAACATGACGGATCAGGCATCAGAAAGCACTGACAGGCAGAGCAGCAAACGTGGAGGAAAATTAAGCACTACAATTTAATGTTGACAGCTTTTACCACTAATTaaccacttgttttttttttatgtaaaagcaGCATAATTTGCAAGATATCTAATGTGAGTTGGAATGGAGTTCCACTCACGAGCAGCCCTGATTGAAAATGCAGACTTGCTAAAAAGCACTTTTTCTAAACGGGACAACACAGTCTCCCTTAGCTGCACTCCGTGTAGATGTTGATGCCAATTTTATAAACTGGCTCAATACAGGAGGAGCAAGTCCATGTGTGATGTTGTACATAAGACAGGAGTGTGAATTTTTAATCAGGTTTTCCCAGTGTAACAACttgtatttcaataaaatatggCAGTGATGATAGTTGTTGGATTTCCTGTCCAGCACTTTGagagtttttttaatatagagAAAGTAGAGGTTTAAAAGCAGTGTTGCTAGGCTTGAGACCAGGTTGTCAGACAATATGTTATGTGGGAGAAGATCATTGAGTGCATGAACATTAGTGTAGCCATAGTTGACATGCAACTGCCGGTATCTAAAAAATACCGGAATTAAAGTATCCGGTATTCGTAATAATACGCCACAAATAGGCCAAACAAATAATGTCACATACCTGTTCTGTGCAGCCTTATCTGGGGCTTCAAAAGGATATCCAGCAGTATGCGTTGACGAGAGATCTCCTCCTCATACGCAGCTACAGCCTGCTCACAAACTCCTAATATTTGCTCTACTGCAGCACTAACTCGCTCGTTGATTAACTTCCTCCAAACTCGTGACATTTTTCAGTGGATCAGGACTAAATTTATGTCGCTCTCAGTTAAGACACTACTTTCAGTTATTTCGTTTGCCTGAACGGAAACGTTATATTTCCTGCCCGGGCTCTTCAGTTAGTCTTATCTATAAATCACACATAACCTGACGAAATCGAAAAAGGGGAGGTCTCATAACCCGGATCTGACAAGTGCTGCGCTAGGTGCTTATCTCAGGGGAATTCAGAAAAGGTTTTTCTACCGGATAAATGAGACTcactatgaatgtgtgtacacCAACTGCCCAAAATGTAAATTACTAGgaagattttgtttgtttatgttaagGTTTGTATAAAACACACCAGCAAGCACCAACATTAAAATCGCATTATAGATTTATTACAGATTGATGAGGTAAAAGATTCAAGGAAACATTAGTGTGTCTATAAAGAGCAATTGTGCTACAATGCAGATTACAGAAATAGgttgcatttttaaaagaaacagtAGTAACTAAAAAGGCATTTAAAAGGCATTTAGACAAAAATCATTTCCAAAGTACAATCAGTTCAAGAACAATCAACAACATAAActctgattaaaaatgtaaagcaaTAGATTAACAAACGTAATTTACATCTACCATCTCTGTGTAAAGAAACAACTATCATGAAGCTTCTGTAAGGCACTAAACTGCAGGATTTGGCATCTGATTTGTCCATTTGGAACTGCAGGACCATTTTCAACAGTTTGGAGACGCCTCATGAACATGTAAACCCCCAGTGTTCAAAAATATTTGCAAGTTTTTGGcaatttttcaaatataattcCACACAATAATTTGCAGCTTCTGGAAATTATATTTAAGACAAAAGAGGGGGCTTGGCAACCCTGCAAGATTCTTCAGGCTTTATGAATCCATCTCTGAAGCATTCATATCACCCATTCTTCCTAAGTTTGAACAAGATTTCCATCATTCCCAGCTATTGAGATGCCATAGAGATACACAGTATTTCCATGGAGTCACTATCACAACACTCAAAAGCCAGGAATCAAGGTAAGTTAAGACACACGTTATCACTGCAGTAAAAAGTGCAGCTACATCATTAATTTCAATAAGACCactccagcaaaaaaaaaaaaactattatgtGACTATTTTGTAATGAGAACAgcataaatatacagtttacaCAAAAGATACAATGACTGTTGACATTTCCAGTTACAAAAATCATTTCTCATAAAATCAAAAACTGTTGCAGTGTTTTGCACCTGATTAAAACTCTTGGATCTaatcattaaaatgatcatttctgGATTGTATTCCATCTGCTCAACAGTATCTGAAGcaaaaagctattaaaaataGTAATTTTTGGTCTAGAGTGAGGTTTTTAATACATTCAACTCAGTTTGTGCAGccaatataatatattttaaacacagaaCCATGAAACTAATTCCCTTAAAAAACGTAATGGTCTGGTTTTTCAGACAGAGATTAAGACACAGTTACTACACATAATCcctcacacatcacacatagGAAATCGGCCCAAAATACCAGTAGCATGGGTGTAGGTTTGGTTGAGACATTTTTGCCGGACAGCCAAACAAGTTGTGCATGTCTACTTGATCTGTATTAACTGAATATGCATATGCTGACTTGCTGTGGCTAGTCAACATAGGTTGATGTGTAGGGTTGCCAGAGGTCAAGTTCACTCTTTATCATAATAGTGCAGAAAGCAAACAAACCTGGCAATTCTGCAGAGATTGTACCATACCAACGTTATGTGGAGTTTAAGCAGATAGATTGTTCGAGATCGGTAAACATATCAGTGGGGACAATAGTAACACTTTGATACTGGTAAGGACATGTCCCCACCATCTGTCCCCAAATCTACACCCATGACCAGTCTGGGAGCAAATCTACTTTAGTGCAATTCATTCACTTTAATTAGCATGGTGCATCATATGCAGTGTTGGGAagattactttggaaatgtagttGGTTACAATTACAAGTTACcctgttgaaaatgtaatagtagtgtaactatttcaattactttctcaaagtaatgtaactaattacatttgattacattttgattacttttcttaattttgaattttgaatgcTCTCGACTGttaatcattttcacattttaagacCTGATAGTGTTAACCTTTCAGCAGTACTGTTCCGACGTCGACAGCACCTCACTGCTGGCAAACACTACTACAATGTTAGGGCCTTTGTCTGCTTTCTGTACGAAGTGATGTTTGTATTTCCAACACAGGAACGTATTCTTATGCGCCTCCGACATGTTGCTGAGTCTGACTGATTGACACATGACCagagacagccaatcagaagcgtCAGTATCCAACTTGCGGCTTTGGAAGGAGGATGTTGATATGAAAAAACTATTTGATAAATCTGAGCTTTTGCAGCgatttttcaaatgtaactaAAATTGTAATCATCGAAATTTCCAAAAgcaactgtaatttaattacacattttctccCAGTAATGTAACGGATTACAATTATGTaaattttgtaattaaataacGTAACGTCATTACATGTAATTCGTTACTCCCAAACACTGATCATATGTATGCATTTTTTAAGCAGTGGAGCTGTCTGGAGCctttatgtgtttcttttttttgtgtttgtcgAGCTTTATCCAGGTGGAGAACTTTTCCCCACAAGTAACGCATTCATATGGTTTTTCCCCAGTATGTAACCTAACGTGTTGTTTCAAATCCGTTTTGTGACGGAACATCTTCTCACATGTCTCGCACTTATATGGCTTCTCACCGGTGTGCGTTCTGGTGTGTCTCGTCAACGTCGTCTTGGTGGCAAATGTTCTCTTGCAAAAGGAACACTTGTAAGGCTTCTCCCCAGTGTGTATTCGCCTATGAATCTTGAAAGACGAACAATCCGCAAACTCCCTCCCACAGTCACTGCAGGTGTAAGGCTTCTCCCCGGTATGAGTTCTCATGTGCTTTTTCATATTCACACATGAGATGAAGCATCTCCCACAAAAGCTGCACACGTACGGCCTTTCCCCGGTGTGAACCCTGGCATGCAGGTCATGATTGTAACGCCAGTTGAATTCTTTTCCGCAAACTTTGCATTTAAAAGGCTTCTCTGCAGCGTGGATTACCACGTGTTTATTCAAATCCCAACTCTCCCTGAACATTTTGCCACAAGTCTCGCACTTAAAAGACTTGTCAACGGTATGGGATTTCATGTGAAATTTGTAGTTTTTGAAATTAGACATTACTTTTCCACACCTGTCACACTTGTAAGGATTGTCTTCAGTCTCTGTACTTCCAGCGGATGTCCTGTgcccatttttctttttctgtgttggCTCAGCAGCTGCATTTGATGATATTCTCCTACTCTTCGGTCGACCACTTGGCGTTGGCTCTACATTTCCTGCTGATGCTGTATTTTCATCCTTAAATTTCCCAACGTTAGGTCTCTTGCGTGATGTTGACTCTTTACTTTTTGTAGACGTGTTTCCTTCGTCAGTTTTCTTCTTTGGTGTTTGCTTAGTACTTCCATTTGATGTTCTTGTCTCATTGTTACGTTTCTTATCTGGTGTTGGTTTAGTCTTTGAAGTTGCTTTCCCATCACTGGATTTCTTATTTAGTGTTGACTCAGTATTTCCAGTTGATTTCATGT harbors:
- the LOC133979385 gene encoding uncharacterized protein LOC133979385, which gives rise to MNDHTDETLLLDLDQTHTTAEGETLTDFSVTVIKSESDREDFGVSEPNCDHHKSQKRKRGNHENTNTDMKPENKLFKCLVCTEEFHDFLKLKIHLRSHTGEKRFKCDTCGKGFTQNALLRNHMITHTGAKPFICTVCGREFNCQSNCINHMKTHSDKKPHTCSTCGKSFSRPADLRRHNRTHTGEKPYTCVHCGKEFSYHSSLTNHVRVHTGEKPYKCIWCGKRFAVSTTLKIHTRVHTGEKPYKCNTCGKTFAHNTGLTLHNKIHSREEKYSESDSVYEEELSWQRTLLDAILQPEIKLHSTEAYIHFPFSYHHTVVPFSSSPDMFLLTSSSVTRRGTPVWTKRTQRETPITANPPKILNSAMLAAEYFRFLGSLVSQELKLESNINTVIKKVQQRMYFICQPRKYNLSQELLIQFYTAVIKRYMCDFFPYLLAVVTPFSSHSLSPQEKSASSLTLTTMASVMIMRKFVCDRLTAAAQEILGAFEKKIDDYEVEIARQRRLLDTVLTPQLRLHRTDLSQTIVHKEEEDFHMEQQQQLNNRDTNASLVQQGPPKVKHEEEEMCISQTQQQVPLQQETDASNLTHEGSVRSDQTQPLNPDQTQNAAEKDPQSKKDAVTGSDGESSAGSEPKSDHRLLSDSSCEAGSEDHITGNNGSPSPTEHIESTPNDKSLDENTSATNTEQTLNKKSSDENTTANKGTEPTPNTKQNEDNAAPASNNETTKSATSSDPTPNKECNSENNTATGNELTPTEQSNSETITIRVCEPNDENPTSTRSIETAPQKRCTNANTASNTGTDATTSEKCKDKATTSDEHTEPTSSKKHRSTSTRGTKPTPKKTPNVENTASTKSTEPTSNKKHRNESTTENASTDPRPDGNTTLDKCNKPTPDKKPSDGKTTSTGITETTRKKTRNVDNATYNEKAKSRKPPKPKPAPDSEDDNDNMKSTGNTESTLNKKSSDGKATSKTKPTPDKKRNNETRTSNGSTKQTPKKKTDEGNTSTKSKESTSRKRPNVGKFKDENTASAGNVEPTPSGRPKSRRISSNAAAEPTQKKKNGHRTSAGSTETEDNPYKCDRCGKVMSNFKNYKFHMKSHTVDKSFKCETCGKMFRESWDLNKHVVIHAAEKPFKCKVCGKEFNWRYNHDLHARVHTGERPYVCSFCGRCFISCVNMKKHMRTHTGEKPYTCSDCGREFADCSSFKIHRRIHTGEKPYKCSFCKRTFATKTTLTRHTRTHTGEKPYKCETCEKMFRHKTDLKQHVRLHTGEKPYECVTCGEKFSTWIKLDKHKKKKHIKAPDSSTFQMDKSDAKSCSLVPYRSFMIVVSLHRDGRFWRKLINERVSAAVEQILGVCEQAVAAYEEEISRQRILLDILLKPQIRLHRTEFPLQHACKKEDVLNDEQLCNQERNSNLGREDPKPPQIKEEQEDYTSKLSSAFDQTESDSFLLSDADETQQTAAVEDPLDKICIKWVRSESARANSGVSEPNIDQLRSPKAKTTRKHVDARSSLRIRPKPNNKSSTGRTLSTTNTDPKPNNTFSTRNTDPKPKKKQSEAESTALTANIEPKPKKSTNTSSTTSTEQNPENTDDARSTTSDSEPQPKKKSKHADATLAFSTEPTQNTEVTTSTSNTDPKPKKKHNAGNTSSTTNTVPKPKKSAKTSSTTRAKQNPKKNPENTTANTEPKLKEKSKDREMRSASSIEKKSENKCNSGSNTSTASTTPKQNGNNDHGHSRVTGNTEPDPGNKPYTCNECNKTFSYMKNLKVHMRIHTGEKPFNCTRCERTFNQKSALKQHIKTHTGEKPFKCKSCGKSFAQVTAVTKHMRTHTGEKPYTCDTCGKKFSCGANLKKHKRIHTGEKPYTCIDCGKEFADSTSFKNHRRAHTGEKPYKCNRCRKSFTLSTTLIKHIRTHTGEKPYKCNTCGSSFSQPTDLQMHIRSHTGERPYKCNDCGKAFINNTKLSNHIQVMHRAAVLKKITALYEKAIKC